DNA sequence from the Alphaproteobacteria bacterium genome:
TTAAGCAGAATATTTAAATTCGTGCCTACCAAAAATTAATTTGTGTCTTTGTCCTCGCTGCCGGACAAATGCAATTCAGGAAGCATGTGAACATGCAGAACCCGCACAACCAAAAGCAGATCGTGCTCGGTCAATCGATAATAAACCATGTGCATATTCTGCCGAATCCGCCAATAGGGCGGCAATTGCGGATAAGGGCGGCCACAATCAGGCTTTTCAGCGAGACGCTGAAAGCAGACATTCAGTTCTCGCAAATAACGGCGTTCCTGCTCGCGCCCCCATTTTTTGCGGGTATAGCGGCCAATGCCGCGCAAATCCGCGGAAGCGGCCTTGGTCGGCCGGAAACGGCGCATCAATCCGGCTCGGCATCAAGCTCGGCGATAAGGCTTTCGATGCTGAAGTCCTCGTCAATGCCGCTTTTTTCGCCTTCCTCAAGCGCGGCGCGCAGCTTGGCGAGCTTGGCGTTGTATCGCCGCACGGCGGCGTCCAGGAGCTCGACGGCCACGGAGTCAGGCTCGCGCCCGGCATCATGGGCAAGAGCCGCAACCTGCCGTTCAAGTTCGGGCGAAGAAATGTGAAGCGTCATGGCAAACTCTTAGCGATTTCGGGAATTATGCCACAAAATGGGGCGTAAAACAATCGGGTTGGACAACGCTTGGCGATCGTTCAACCTCGCCGCCGAATTCGGCAGCGGCTCATGGATCGAGCGGATGCAGCACTGGATTAAGCAGAATATTTAAACGCCCGCCTAGACAGGATCGAGAGACT
Encoded proteins:
- a CDS encoding type II toxin-antitoxin system ParD family antitoxin, with translation MTLHISSPELERQVAALAHDAGREPDSVAVELLDAAVRRYNAKLAKLRAALEEGEKSGIDEDFSIESLIAELDAEPD
- a CDS encoding type II toxin-antitoxin system RelE/ParE family toxin gives rise to the protein MRRFRPTKAASADLRGIGRYTRKKWGREQERRYLRELNVCFQRLAEKPDCGRPYPQLPPYWRIRQNMHMVYYRLTEHDLLLVVRVLHVHMLPELHLSGSEDKDTN